Below is a genomic region from Candidatus Obscuribacterales bacterium.
TTGGTCATATTGAAAGCAATTGGAGTAATTGAGATCATTTGATTCAAAATTGCCCAAGTATCCGTGCCTTCTTCTTTGGATTCTTCTACGGCATGTCCGGACAACCAGTAATAAACTCTACCGCGCGGATCCATGCGCTTGTCGAAGTGATCGTTGTAGAGTCTGACACCCAGTTCGGTAATTGCTACGCCTTTTATTTCGCTTGCCGGCAGGGCAGGAACATTCACATTCAAAAGTGTCTTCCCCGGTAATTTCACGGAAGGCAAAACCTTCAAAAGTCTGGCAACAAATTCTGCTGCCACGGAAAAATCTTTGTACCCATAACCAGCCAGGCTGACAGCAATGCTTGGTATTTGCAGAAAAGCACCTTCCATGGCTGCTGAAACGGTACCAGAGTAAAGGATTTCATTGGCGAGATTGGGTCCGTGATTAATTCCCGAGACAATCAAATTCGGTATTTCCGGCAGCAGGGCGCTAATTCCAAATTTAACGCAATCGGATGGAGTACCTGTCGTCGACCAGGCACCTTTGGCATTGCCCGGCAAGGTGACTTCTTCCACTCTTAAAGGATCATGCAAGGTAAGTGCGTGGCCGGTTGCGCTGCGTTCTCTATCGGGCGCGACCACATAGACCTGGTATTCAGGCTCTTGGGACAACCGTTGCGTAAGGGTTTGGATTCCGTTAGAGAAGATTCCGTCGTCGTTTGAAATTAGAATGCGCATTAGGTATCCCGATAAGCTTGCTATAAGAGTATAACTCTTGCCCTGGAAACCCACCTGAAACCGAGCCGGGCTTGCTCTTAGGTTGTAAAACCAGTAGTATGCCTTGAGGAGCAAGACCTGCCTGCCGGGCAGATGATCTTAATTTCATTGAGAATTGGGGCTAGAACATGTTTGAAAGATTTGGACCGGAAGCTTTAGCGATTATCGAAGATGCCAAAGTGGAGAGCCAAAGACATAAGGCAGGGTACGTAAACACTACTCATTTGCTCATGGCATTGACCAATGCCGGCGCGGAGATCGCCTGCCAGGCGCTCAATTCGGTAAACGTAACCTATGACAGCATAGGCAGGGAAGCAGCTAAACTCACAGTTAAGCGCGGCGCAGAAGTCGTTTCCGTCTTTCCTCAGCGCTCGTCGGCTTCCTACACCGAAGGCAGCATCGGATTTTCCGAAGCCGCTGCAGAAGTGCTGCATGGCGCACGCGATCAAAGCCGCTACTTCGGTCAATCATCAGTAAATCCAGAGCATATACTTTTGGCAATTACCGAATCTAAACAAGCCAGCGCCATGAAGATTCTTGAAGAGCTAGGTGCCAATATTACTTTCCTTCGCAGACAAGTAATGAGCCTAATGGCGCATGAAGTATTTGCCAGCGACACAGCACCACTTCTGCGCACTACACTCATAGACGGGCTGACGGATGTCATTTCGCACAACTTACAAGCTTCAGATTCACTAAGAAAACTCTCTCAGCGAGCAGCAGGCAAAGAAAAGACTCACAGGAATGGTTTGCCTGATGACAATGAAATCGTGCACATGGCTTTGGTCAGTTACATTCCTGACTTTCTCTATACTCAAGTTACTTTCCAACGCTATTTATTGCAAAAGTCTATTCATTGTTTGACGGAACGTACTGGTCCACTTGATCAAGAATTGTCGGCAAGCATTATTTCGTCTGCAGCACAAAACTTGCGCAAAGAAGTAAGAGAAACAATTGAGTATCTCTGGAGTCACGAGTATCGCATCTTCACACAAGTCCTTGATGATGCCGAACATGATTTGATCGGAAGCGTCATTGAAGATCTCTGGTGGACTGAATCAGAAGAATTGGCTCTTGAAGAACTTTTCGATAACGCGCTGGAAGATCACAGACGCAAACAAGTCTTGAGCCTGCAAAAGCGTAGACTAGAATTAGCGCAGCGTCTCAATCGCCTAAGAGAACGTCTGGAAAGCACCATTCACCAGAGCTTCCAAAAACGCAAAGCGACTGCGTAATAGTTCTGACTACTTCAATACAAACGGGCAACTAATACAAAATGCCTTGGCAAAGGCTATCGGCTTGCCTTCAATATCATACCCTTCCTGAATGCTGCACTTAAGCGTGCCGCCACAATCAGGACACTCAATATCACGTGCGCCCTCAAGAATAGCTTCGCCCAAAGACTCGCGCTCAAGCCTCTGAGCCTCGGATTCGTCCAGGTTGGGTCTAGCTTCCACTTCTAAAAGTAATCGTGGCTCAACAGAAAGTGCTTTGGCCAACAATTGTCTGTCCGTAGAAGACAACCAAGACTCCATACCTGCTTCAATCTCTTCAATTCTCAACTGACCAAGGCGTGACAATTTGCCCAGATCGCGAACGGTCATATTGCGAAAGTCCCGAAGTTGTCCGACTCTTTGGGCAAGGGTCGGCGCCAAAATCATCTTTGCAGGCAGGGGGCGGCTTTGTTTCACGTTTCTACTTTTGTATTTGAAGTTTTTATGTTTGAAGACCTACTAAAATACCAATAAAAGAGCTAGAAGTTGCAAGCAATGGCTCAGACTTACAAATATGTTAAATAGACGGGCAAATGAAAAATCAAGTCTCCTGCCGCGGGCAAGCCGCCAGCGCCGGGAAACCATGCTTATGTCCCGAGAGTCTTTTAAACATCTCCTTCTCAAGTACTGCCAGCGCGAGATTCGCGATGGGCGGGACTTTTGCCTGGCTGGTCTAAAAGTCCTTGAATACGAGCAGGTTTTTCAAGCAAGCGAACAAGCAGCAGACCAGCTATTGCGGCTTGTAGAGGATATTTGCCTGCGCAGCCAGCGCGAAAAGGACCGGCTTTGCCGTCTCGATTCCGGCATTTTTATCCTTGTATTGCCCGACACGGATAAAGAAGCGGCGCAAAACACTCTAGACCGCCTAGCAGTCACCTTAGCCGGAGCCAAAAGCCACTATCACCAGAAGCCACTCAAAGCCAGCACTACCTTTCGCGTGGCTCATTCAAAAGACCTTGGCGCAAATATTGAATCTTTATTGAATGCAATTGGTTGTTGCCTTGATGAGAGAGGCACTATCGAGCTCTTGCAGTCTCAAAAACAATCGGAATTACCATCCACAGATTCGGCTACTTTTGAAATTTGGCGCCGCCGATATAAGGAAATAGCCGGCATTGAAACACAAGCGATGAACATCCAAGGTCATGAAGTTACTAAGACAAATCACAGCGCATGCGATAGTTGGGCGAATAAAAAAATAGTCTTGGAAAAATTCTCTTTTGCGCACAACGGCATGGACACAATAACCAAACGCTTGCGTGTCTTGGAAGAACTGGATCATCCTTCAATTAATGCGGTAAGAGATTTTCAATTCGAAAACAATGAAAGTCTTTGGGTAGCAAAACCGCTTTTGTCTTACCCTTCACTCAAAACGTATATACAAAAGGCCACCATCAGCGAAAGCATAATTCTAGATTGGTGCCACCAGTTACTCAATTTAATCATCTATCTGCAATCCCTTGTGCCGCCTGTCGTTCCGCCATTATTCAGCGAGGAAAATTTGCTTATTGGAGACAACTGCCAACTCATTTTGTCCAACTTCGAAGCAAATTATTTGTTTGCCTGCCTGAAACACGGGGAACAAAATAGCAGTAACACTGATGTGAATTATCAAGCAGTAATTGTTAGTTTGGGTCAGCTCATGCTCAGTATTTCAAACGACAGAGATTCAAAAATTGCAAATCTTCTGCAACAGCTGAAAGATCCTCTCTCAAAAGAATTGAACACTGCTTACAAAGTGCGTCAGGCATTGAAACCATATGCTTAGACATGCGAGAGTGCCAACCAACAATGCTCGACTTCCGCAAGCTTATGTCGCAAATTCAACAGATAGGCAAAGAGTCTCTTCTGGACAAATTGCCTAATGAAGACATTTTGGTCAATGCAACGCAAGTATACGAATCGGCAAAAGAAGCAGCAGTGCAATTTGCCAATCGCATTGAAAGTAATGCAGCCCTTGTTTATTGGCCGGCAGCAACGCCTTTGGAAGTTTTTGGTCACGATTATCGCGTTGAGAAAAACACTAAGCCGTTAACAGTGGTTGCTGTCGACGGCTCGCAAATTATGCCTAGCCACCATGAAGTCTTGAGTTGTTATCTTCTCAATGTCGGAATTACTGTAATTAGCTACGGCGTCGAGAAACCCGCAGTTTTGGAAAGTCAGCCGCATCTTTTCCATAAACCGGATGACTTATACCCATTGGTCAACAAAAGGCGAATTCACATAGATGAACTTTACGTTTCACTAGAACGTAATTTGCTGGAACTTAAAACACTCCTAGAAAGAGCAATCGAGGCAAAATCCAGAGACTTGCCGGTAATAGCTTTCATGGACGGCTCACTATTGCCATGGTCGGTGGACAAAATGCCTGAGTCCTATCAACAAGAATTCTTCCAAAGATTCATTGGCACTCTTAATGAATTTCAAAAAGAAGAGATACCTGTCGTTGGTTATATAAGTCACAGTCGCAGCTCAGACATTGTTAACTGCTTGCGCATCTGGCAGTGCCCATATGAAAAATCCGATTGTCGAAAGAATTGCGGTCATTTAAACGAAGAAAATTTTCCCTGTTCAACAATTTGGCCATTATCCGATAGGCAACTACTCTCGGGCGAACTGGAAAGACACAAACGAACAGCAACATTTGCTTCGGGCGCAGTGGTATCAAAAATAATGCCGCCGCAAACACAAATTTGCCTTTCTTATTTACACACCGGATACGAAGTTGCGCGGCTGGAATTTCCTCGCTGGGTTTTTGAGCGCAAAGACCTCTTTGAGTTGATGTTTTCAGCAATTGCCGCCCAGGTAGAAAAAGGGCAGGGTTATCCTGTTTCCTTATCTGAGGCTCATCACTTGGCTGTCATAAGAGGGGCGGACAGATTGAAATTTTTTGACCTGCTTGCCAGGCAGTTGATATCTCTTGGACTGAAAAGGGTCTCCACGAGCCCGAAAGAGAATAGAAAACGGCGCGGAGTCGTTTAATCTTGACATCAGCCGGTCCGTAATATTAAGGATGACATGTTACGATCTGTAGTCGGCGCTCAGGCGCCCTGATTCTTAGTCCTGCGTAATGAGGAGTCCAGCGTGTCTACAGCACTTGATCAAGCTTTGAATGCAGCCAACCCGTTGAGCGATATCGCCAACAAAGTAGTGAAAGGCGAGCGCATAAGTCGTGATGAAGCTATTCGCATGTACCAATCAGATGATCTTGTCACCATTGGTGCCATCGCTGAATTTGCTCGCATGCGCAAAGCAGGACCCGGCAAAGAAAAGTATGTTTACTACATTCACAACATGCACTTAAATCCAACGAATTATTGCATGGAGACTTGCCGTTTTTGCAGTTATGCTAATCCAGAAGATCAAAAGCGCGCTTACACATGGACTGTAGACAAAGTTTTGGAAGAAGCAGGCAAAGGCGCCGCATTAGGTATTCGCGAAATTCACATGGTCGGTGGTTTGAATCCAGCTTGCGACATCAACTACTACGAAGAAGTGATGTCTGCCTTGCGCAAAAACTTTCCGCATATTCACATCAAGGCAATGACTGCCGTTGAAATAGATTACCTGGCAAATCTGGAAGGCATCAGCGTTGAAGAAACTCTTGAGCGCTTGATCAAAGCCGGACTGCAATCTATGCCAGGCGGTGGCGCTGAAATATTTGATGAAGCCGTGCGTGAAAGAATGGCTGTCAAAAAGACTCCAGCCGATCGCTATCTCTACATACACGGAGCCGCTCACAAGCTCGGCTTGAAGAGCAACGCAACCATGCTCACAGGCATTGGTGAATCTATCGAAAACAAGGTTGACCATATTTTGTTATTGCGCGAGCAACAAGACAAAACCGGCGGCTTTATGTGCTTCATTCCATTGAAGTGCTACTACGAAGGCACCAATATTGCCGATGAAGTAACCGAACCAACCGGCTATGACATTTTGAAAGACGTAGCAATTTCACGCATCTTGCTCGACAACTTTGATCACATCAAAGCTTACTGGATTCAACTTGGCGAAAATCTTGCACAAGTTGCCTTCTCCTTCGGCGCAGACGATATGGACGGCACAATTCTCGAAGAGAAGATTACTCACGCTGCAGGTACAAAGACTCCTCTGCAGTTAGCCAAAGAGTCATTGGAATATCAAATTGCCTCAGCCGGTTACATTCCAGTTGAGCGCGATACGGTCTATAACATTGTCAGAGTTTGTGAGCCTGTACTTGAAGCAGGCATGCCTGAGCCATTGAAGACTCTAGAGCTTGCGCATTAGCGAATAGCTTGTCCGCCACGCAGACCTAAGTTCTGAAAAGAACTGTCACCTTGGGGCGCTTCAAATTTATCAAGCTTGTCTTCCAGACTTGCTGTTACGTTATTCTGTGGTTTTTGAGCGAGATTTTCCGCATGAGCAAGTCCTTGCTTGAATCTTTCATCGTATGGATTGAGCTTCATTGCCTGTTTGTAATAGTCGACTGCTTTATCCGGTTGATTCAGTGCAATGTATACAGTCGCCAGATTGCTTTTGCAAATTGCCTGATTGGGTGACTTTTCATCAAGAGCAAGATACAAATTCAATGCTACTTCATAGTCGCCTTTCATGTAAGCGCGCATTGCCGCACTGGATATTGAGCGGACTTGCACACTGCGAGAATCAAGTCCCGCGTACTTTTTCATCTTCTCTTGAAGCGCCGCTACAGCATTACGATATTCCACTTTTTCCGGTTTAGAGGCTAATGCTTTGCGGTAGCTGGAAAGTGCTTCGGCTAAATTGCCCGAGCCTTCATCAATGATACCGAGACTGAAATTCGCATCAACGTTATTTGGATCAAGCTGAATTACTTGCTCAAATAGATCGCGAGATTCAACCAGCTTGCCACCGCGAAATAGTTTTACTGCTTCGGTCAAAAGTTTTGTTGTCTGCTCTTCATCGGCTGCTTTAATTGCAACTTGTGCACGTTGAATGGCGCAATCTACATCATTGACTTGCGTAGTGTTATCCGTAACCGGTTCAGACGGTTGTGCGGAAGAAATTGCTTGGGAGGAAGGCAAGTCTTTGGTCAAACGGTTTAGACGTTCTTCGGTCGTCCCTTGCAGACTTTCACCGAAGACATTTTTTTCCAATCGGGCG
It encodes:
- the surE gene encoding 5'/3'-nucleotidase SurE, which encodes MRILISNDDGIFSNGIQTLTQRLSQEPEYQVYVVAPDRERSATGHALTLHDPLRVEEVTLPGNAKGAWSTTGTPSDCVKFGISALLPEIPNLIVSGINHGPNLANEILYSGTVSAAMEGAFLQIPSIAVSLAGYGYKDFSVAAEFVARLLKVLPSVKLPGKTLLNVNVPALPASEIKGVAITELGVRLYNDHFDKRMDPRGRVYYWLSGHAVEESKEEGTDTWAILNQMISITPIAFNMTNRETMKTMTDSQSLFGLLKDFAHSMNEPQSLKERS
- a CDS encoding helix-turn-helix domain-containing protein, giving the protein MKQSRPLPAKMILAPTLAQRVGQLRDFRNMTVRDLGKLSRLGQLRIEEIEAGMESWLSSTDRQLLAKALSVEPRLLLEVEARPNLDESEAQRLERESLGEAILEGARDIECPDCGGTLKCSIQEGYDIEGKPIAFAKAFCISCPFVLK
- a CDS encoding diguanylate cyclase; amino-acid sequence: MSRESFKHLLLKYCQREIRDGRDFCLAGLKVLEYEQVFQASEQAADQLLRLVEDICLRSQREKDRLCRLDSGIFILVLPDTDKEAAQNTLDRLAVTLAGAKSHYHQKPLKASTTFRVAHSKDLGANIESLLNAIGCCLDERGTIELLQSQKQSELPSTDSATFEIWRRRYKEIAGIETQAMNIQGHEVTKTNHSACDSWANKKIVLEKFSFAHNGMDTITKRLRVLEELDHPSINAVRDFQFENNESLWVAKPLLSYPSLKTYIQKATISESIILDWCHQLLNLIIYLQSLVPPVVPPLFSEENLLIGDNCQLILSNFEANYLFACLKHGEQNSSNTDVNYQAVIVSLGQLMLSISNDRDSKIANLLQQLKDPLSKELNTAYKVRQALKPYA
- a CDS encoding DNA double-strand break repair nuclease NurA, coding for MLDFRKLMSQIQQIGKESLLDKLPNEDILVNATQVYESAKEAAVQFANRIESNAALVYWPAATPLEVFGHDYRVEKNTKPLTVVAVDGSQIMPSHHEVLSCYLLNVGITVISYGVEKPAVLESQPHLFHKPDDLYPLVNKRRIHIDELYVSLERNLLELKTLLERAIEAKSRDLPVIAFMDGSLLPWSVDKMPESYQQEFFQRFIGTLNEFQKEEIPVVGYISHSRSSDIVNCLRIWQCPYEKSDCRKNCGHLNEENFPCSTIWPLSDRQLLSGELERHKRTATFASGAVVSKIMPPQTQICLSYLHTGYEVARLEFPRWVFERKDLFELMFSAIAAQVEKGQGYPVSLSEAHHLAVIRGADRLKFFDLLARQLISLGLKRVSTSPKENRKRRGVV
- the mqnE gene encoding aminofutalosine synthase MqnE — protein: MSTALDQALNAANPLSDIANKVVKGERISRDEAIRMYQSDDLVTIGAIAEFARMRKAGPGKEKYVYYIHNMHLNPTNYCMETCRFCSYANPEDQKRAYTWTVDKVLEEAGKGAALGIREIHMVGGLNPACDINYYEEVMSALRKNFPHIHIKAMTAVEIDYLANLEGISVEETLERLIKAGLQSMPGGGAEIFDEAVRERMAVKKTPADRYLYIHGAAHKLGLKSNATMLTGIGESIENKVDHILLLREQQDKTGGFMCFIPLKCYYEGTNIADEVTEPTGYDILKDVAISRILLDNFDHIKAYWIQLGENLAQVAFSFGADDMDGTILEEKITHAAGTKTPLQLAKESLEYQIASAGYIPVERDTVYNIVRVCEPVLEAGMPEPLKTLELAH
- a CDS encoding tetratricopeptide repeat protein; protein product: MKLAKLAKLTSLIFALIMALPAFAGDEATLSELENRFFLHDFVGQDTNTRLARLEKNVFGESLQGTTEERLNRLTKDLPSSQAISSAQPSEPVTDNTTQVNDVDCAIQRAQVAIKAADEEQTTKLLTEAVKLFRGGKLVESRDLFEQVIQLDPNNVDANFSLGIIDEGSGNLAEALSSYRKALASKPEKVEYRNAVAALQEKMKKYAGLDSRSVQVRSISSAAMRAYMKGDYEVALNLYLALDEKSPNQAICKSNLATVYIALNQPDKAVDYYKQAMKLNPYDERFKQGLAHAENLAQKPQNNVTASLEDKLDKFEAPQGDSSFQNLGLRGGQAIR